In Populus nigra chromosome 10, ddPopNigr1.1, whole genome shotgun sequence, the following proteins share a genomic window:
- the LOC133705427 gene encoding ankyrin repeat-containing protein ITN1-like yields MLSSFHELSFDLSNLLLVQSLTHTPILSLLSNFTSKFQVLTMASPMEEGSERDLEKGLVQPQLNQNPLTDPSPTPSPSSTSTAPALVLSNSGKRIDQAGKKKYVKQVTGRHNDTELHLAAQRGNLADVQQILNDINSQMVGTLSGADFDAEVAEIRASVVNEVNELGETALFTAADKGHLEVVKELLKYSNKECLTRKNRSGYDPLHIAAVQGHHAIVQVLLDHDPSLSQTHGPSNATPLVSAATRGHTAVVIELLSKDGSLLEISRSNGKNALHLAARQGHVDIVKALLNKDPQLARRTDKKGQTALHMAVKGQSCEVVKLLLDADAAIVMLPDKFGNTALHVATRKKRAEIVNELLLLPDTNVNALTRDHKTALDIAEELVLSEESSDIKECLYRYGALRANELNQPRDELRKTVTQIKNDVHTQLEQTRRTNKNVHNISKELRKLHREGINNATNSVTVVAVLFATVAFAAIFTVPGGDLNSGMAVVVSHASFKIFFIFNAIALFTSLAVVVVQITLVRGETKAERRVVEVINKLMWLASVCTSVAFMASSYIVVGRRHEWAAVFITIVGGVIMTAVLGTMTYYVVKSKRIRSMRKRDKHSKRSASNSGHHNSEFSNSEVDRIYAL; encoded by the exons ATGCTCTCTTCCTTCCACGAACTTTCCTTTGACTTGTCTAATCTCTTATTAGTACAATCGCTCACACACACGCccattctctctcttctttccaACTTCACCAGCAAGTTCCAAGTCCTAACCATGGCTTCACCTATGGAAGAAG GGTCGGAGAGGGATTTAGAGAAGGGATTAGTGCAGCCACAACTAAACCAAAACCCTCTTACCGACCCATCACCAACACCATCACCATCTTCAACATCAACTGCCCCAGCTTTAGTTTTGTCGAATTCTGGCAAACGAATCGATCAAGCAGGAAAGAAGAAGTATGTAAAACAAGTCACTGGTCGCCACAACGATACTGAGCTCCATCTGGCGGCCCAGCGTGGCAATTTGGCTGATGTGCAGCAGATACTTAATGATATTAATTCTCAAATGGTGGGGACTTTGAGTGGAGCTGATTTTGATGCTGAGGTTGCAGAGATAAGGGCATCGGTGGTTAATGAGGTGAATGAGTTAGGGGAGACTGCGCTGTTTACTGCCGCAGATAAAGGGCATCTTGAGGTGGTTAAGGAGTTACTGAAATATTCGAATAAGGAGTGCCTCACGAGGAAGAATAGGTCCGGGTATGACCCGTTGCATATTGCTGCCGTCCAAGGTCACCATG CCATTGTCCAAGTGCTACTAGATCACGACCCCAGTCTGAGCCAAACACATGGCCCATCGAATGCAACTCCTCTTGTATCTGCCGCAACAAGAGGGCATACTGCAGTAGTCATCGAATTGCTGTCGAAGGATGGTAGCTTATTGGAGATTTCTAGATCTAATGGGAAAAATGCCTTGCATTTAGCTGCCCGACAGGGACATGTAGATATTGTAAAAGCATTGCTTAACAAAGATCCCCAGTTAGCACGAAGGACTGACAAGAAGGGGCAGACTGCTTTGCATATGGCTGTAAAAGGGCAGAGCTGTGAGGTGGTGAAATTGCTTCTCGACGCAGATGCTGCGATCGTGATGCTTCCGGACAAGTTTGGCAATACAGCATTACATGTAGCAACTAGGAAAAAGAGAGCAGAg ATAGTGAATGAGTTGTTATTACTTCCTGACACCAACGTCAATGCTCTGACCAGAGACCACAAAACAGCGCTTGATATAGCAGAAGAGCTTGTCCTTTCTGAAGAATCATCAGATATAAAGGAGTGTCTTTATCGCTATGGTGCTCTTAGAGCTAATGAACTCAACCAACCAAGGGACGAGTTGAGGAAAACTGTCACTCAAATTAAGAATGATGTTCACACCCAGCTGGAACAAACCAGAAGGACCAACAAGAATGTGCATAATATTTCAAAAGAGCTTAGAAAATTACACCGTGAAGGGATCAACAATGCCACCAACTCTGTAACGGTGGTCGCAGTGCTATTTGCTACCGTTGCTTTTGCAGCTATCTTCACTGTACCTGGTGGTGATTTAAATAGTGGGATGGCTGTGGTGGTGAGCCATGCttctttcaaaattttcttcatctttaatGCTATTGCTCTCTTTACATCCTTGGCTGTTGTGGTGGTTCAAATTACTTTGGTCAGAGGTGAGACAAAAGCTGAGAGGCGGGTAGTGGAAGTGATTAACAAATTGATGTGGTTGGCTTCCGTGTGCACATCAGTGGCTTTTATGGCCTCCTCTTACATAGTGGTTGGCCGTAGACATGAATGGGCTGCAGTGTTCATTACAATTGTTGGCGGTGTTATAATGACTGCAGTTCTTGGAACCATGACATATTATGTGGTGAAGTCGAAGAGGATTCGCTCAATGAGGAAAAGGGATAAGCATTCAAAGAGAAGTGCATCGAATTCTGGGCACCATAACTCGGAGTTTTCCAATTCAGAAGTCGACCGAATTTATGCCCTTTAA